One Patescibacteria group bacterium genomic window, TTGCTCCTTAAGTCATTAATCGTTCCAATCTCTAGTTTGGGAATAAAACGTAACTCTATTCCCATTCCCTTAAGATTTCTTCGGACTTCAGGAGTGACATACTCCGGAAGAGGCTGAATTTCAAAATCTACGCCTAAAACTCCTCTCCAAGCATCTTGTTCACTTCTAAGTAATTCGGAAGATGCAGAAGGGAGTCGCTTGGTGTCAGTCCCTCTTTCACCACGACGCTGAGGAACATCTGAAGGCAGAGTAGGTTTTGGTCTCTCTTTTATGTTTGCTGTCATATTTGGCGAATTATACTATAAGCTTAAATCAAAAAGCAAATCCGAAAACGTGATAAAATAAAATCGTGAAAAAAGAAGGTCTTGGTCAATATCGGGATTTTTCCCTGGCTGATGAAAAGATTGCTTATGCCCTGTCAAAAAATATCAGGATGTTTCGGAACTTTATTGGCAGGCAGGTATTTTTTGCGCGCGCGATTTTTGCTTAGCTATTGCCAAGCATTTGAGGATTAATTCAAACCAAAAATTCTTTTCATGGTATTTTTTTGAAGCTCTATTGGTACAGGTCCAAACTTATTTTGTTTTTGATCTCCCTTCCATAATCCCACATATGTCCAAAGAATTGAATTTATTCCTGGGATAAAACTAAGCAAAGCCCACCAACCAGACTTATTCAAATCATGCAATCTTCTTATTATCAGTGATGCCATAAATACAAAAAAAGCGCTGAATAGTAGTACTGCTGAAAAATCTATTTCATAAATAATAAGTGGTGGTAGAAATGTTGCTATTAATGCAAGTACTATTCCACCTACTAGGCTTCCTACCCATATATCACCAATACTTATTCGACCAGAAAAAAGATTTTTAATCATATGATTTATAATAGCATGTGTCAATATTTTTTTCTATCTGCAGACAAACAATAATTATTGTACAACCTAATGATTCAGAAATTCAGTAGATTTCTCCCTCGTTTCAGAGGAGGAATTGCAGGATGTTATTGACGAGATTAACAACCGTCCGAGAAAGATCCTTGGGTATATGACAGCAAGAGAAAAGTTTTATCAATTATTAAGGGAGGAGGTTAGGGGTTGCGATTGATTATTGACAATGGGTCTGTCCCTTTAGGAAAGTAGTACCTTAAGTGCCAGTTGCCATGTTCGTTTGTCCCCCGTTGTCAGGAAGAGTACGGATCGGCATGATAGGTCTTCATTTTCAACTCTCCCCGTAACCGGAAGTGAAGATGCGTTTCTCTTCCATTATCCAAAGTTGTAGATTTTCTTGCAGGAATGGGAAGGCTGAATTAAAGTTTCAAGTGCCCCACCCGGTCTCCTGGTAAAAAACTTCTGATGGTGTTTGAAAGCCTAATCTTTTTCTCGGACGGTGGTTTAATTCCCAAGCAATCCAATCAAGACCTGCCTTGGTGATATTAGTCAAATCCGTGCTTTCCATAATCCTGAGTTTATTATACATTTTTCAAAAGATTTTGCGTAGTGCAACAGCTATTATTTTTTCTTTCTACAACTGGGGCGGCCATTTAAATTATAAAAAATTCTTTAAAATTTTTGCGTTTTTTCTTTGTCTTTACGAACCGACAGTTCCGGAGGTGCGGCGGGCGGCCTGCCCGCAATGCTTCGCAAAGCGATAGCAGGCGGGGGGCGCCAGTTGACAAATTTTCTTTTTAACCGTAAGCTAAAGGTTGATGTCTAAAAAATTACTGCTTAGAAATTTACCGATCATCATTGCCCTCATCGTCTTACTTTTAACCATTCCTCTTTTACTTTTAGCGGTCACGCAAAAACAGGATATCAGAAAAGAGGCGGCGGAACCGGATCAATTCCCCAAGGTTGACCTTAACAATGACGGTGTCATTAACGCCGTTGATTTTAAAATTTACCAAGAGCAATACGCCAAATCGCCTCAACCTTTAAAATGATTAATCCTTTTTTGCCGGCTTTGGTCTTCGCGGCTTCGGTTAATTTATCTTTTGAGGCCGTGCCGCAAATGATTCCGGCCGGTGACGAATTCAGGCTTTCGGTTAATGTCTCCAGCGCCGGCATCCCGACTTTGGGGACTGACGTGGTTATTACCTATGATCCGAAGATGGTGGAAGTGACCAAATTTCTGGGTGGGAAAGTTTATCCCCATTATCCGGTGACTTTGGTTGATATTGATAATGTTCACGGCAAAACCCGATTTAGCGGGACTGCGGATTTATATCAAACAAGGGTGGCGGAAGGTCTTTTGGGCTGGGTTTATTTCCGGGCCAAAAAATCCGGCACCACCGAAGTCTCTTTTGTTTGGAAAAAAAACGGGACGGATGAATCTAATATCGTTCCCGATACCGGCGGCCTGGATCTTTTAAAGGAAAAACCAAAGGGGGTTAATCTGTCTTTTCTTGAGCCGAGTTCAGGAACCCGAGTTTGGATTTTAATTAAACGAATTCTTTCTTTTGACTACTTAAACTTCTAAAGAACTATTTGTTATTTTGGTAATAACCCAATGCCTGGAGAACAATATCTAGAGTTTCGGTTGGTCCGTGGGAATAAGTATTAATGACCAGAT contains:
- a CDS encoding cohesin domain-containing protein, translating into MINPFLPALVFAASVNLSFEAVPQMIPAGDEFRLSVNVSSAGIPTLGTDVVITYDPKMVEVTKFLGGKVYPHYPVTLVDIDNVHGKTRFSGTADLYQTRVAEGLLGWVYFRAKKSGTTEVSFVWKKNGTDESNIVPDTGGLDLLKEKPKGVNLSFLEPSSGTRVWILIKRILSFDYLNF
- a CDS encoding DUF805 domain-containing protein, with the translated sequence MIKNLFSGRISIGDIWVGSLVGGIVLALIATFLPPLIIYEIDFSAVLLFSAFFVFMASLIIRRLHDLNKSGWWALLSFIPGINSILWTYVGLWKGDQKQNKFGPVPIELQKNTMKRIFGLN